One Chelonoidis abingdonii isolate Lonesome George chromosome 17, CheloAbing_2.0, whole genome shotgun sequence DNA segment encodes these proteins:
- the MAP3K11 gene encoding mitogen-activated protein kinase kinase kinase 11, giving the protein MEPLKNLLRKGAWAPERSGGAAYTNPMWTALFDYEAASSDELSLRQGDRVEVLSWDATVSGDEGWWAGRVRSQVGIFPSSYVSLQPVGYGEAPVHADFRELRLEEVIGVGGFGKVYRGSWKGELVAVKAARQDPDEDISATAESVRQEARLFAMLRHPNIITLKAVCLQEPNLCLVMEYAAGGPLSRALAGRRIPPHVLVDWAVQIARGMQYLHCGAIVPVIHRDLKSNNILLSQRIEEEDMNGKTLKITDFGLAREWHRTTKMSAAGTYAWMAPEVIKASTFSKGSDVWSYGVLLWELLTGEVPYRGIDGLAVAYGVAVNKLTLPIPSTCPQPFAQLMAECWDQDPHGRPSFDSILAQLTALEAQVLEEMPQDSFHSMQDDWKLEIQGMFDELRAKEKELLSREEELQRAALEQKSHEEFLRQREHQLAQWELEVFERELTLLIQQMNKEPPNVKRRKGTFKRNKLKGRDSERISMPLDFKHRITVQASPGLDKRKNVFEVGAGGSPTFPRLRAIQLEPAESSQSWGRQAPRRTDEAWNGDRRPGKNWGPGSPKPWEGSTQNGRRRSRPEETTWYVGPEEPNPMEPAPPQPALNGDVPSLGPNGSQESEEQRAPAPERISTPKLIQRALLRGTALLASLGLGRDLSQARREEKGEPPPVPTPPPSPELICFSPKDTHCPALLVELDQGGPARMPGSTEQGQEGPARTPGSTEQGQEGPARTPGSMEQGQEGPAQTPGSTELLIHLLPGGDRGSLTPLWGQRSPKSPQCEEEWSPGSRAENWGGALPSPSSPCSPHSPRPSPHTSLISRPRPSPVRSRIDPWSFVSAGPRASPAQSPQPEPRRCRAGTPDSSNPFMTSDPFFHPSLGPFDSETFDPFASAPRLTGLSCCLDHGQLSPYPSPPPCHSSGFPAPLEQTKETHPLPWWVVRSPQEDSRVPK; this is encoded by the exons ATGGAGCCACTGAAGAACCTGCTGCGGAAGGGCGCATGGGCGCCGGAGCGGAGTGGCGGGGCGGCCTACACCAACCCAATGTGGACAGCGCTCTTCGACTACGAGGCGGCAAGCAGCGATGAGCTCAGCCTGCGCCAGGGGGACCGTGTGGAGGTGCTGTCATGGGATGCCACCGTGTCTGGTGATGAGGGCTGGTGGGCAGGCCGAGTGCGGAGCCAGGTGGGCATCTTCCCCTCTAGCTACGTCTCCTTGCAGCCAGTTGGCTATGGCGAGGCTCCAGTTCACGCTGACTTCCGGGAGCTGCGGCTGGAGGAGGTGATTGGAGTGGGGGGCTTTGGCAAGGTGTACCGTGGCAGCTGGAAGGGCGAGCTGGTGGCGGTGAAGGCAGCGCGCCAGGACCCGGATGAGGACATCAGTGCCACAGCAGAGAGCGTGCGCCAGGAGGCCCGGCTCTTCGCTATGCTGCGCCACCCCAACATCATTACCCTCAAGGCCGTCTGCCTGCAGGAGCCCAACCTGTGCCTGGTGATGGAGTACGCTGCTGGGGGCCCACTCAGCCGTGCCCTGGCTGGGCGCAGGATCCCTCCCCATGTGCTGGTGGACTGGGCGGTGCAGATTGCCAGGGGTATGCAGTACCTGCACTGCGGGGCCATCGTACCTGTCATCCACCGCGACCTCAAGTCCAACAACA tCCTGCTGTCCCAGCGCATTGAAGAGGAGGACATGAACGGGAAGACGCTGAAGATCACAGACTTCGGGCTGGCGCGAGAGTGGCACCGCACCACCAAGATGAGTGCAGCTGGCACCTACGCCTGGATGGCACCTGAGGTCATCAAGGCCTCCACCTTCTCCAAGGGCAGCGACGTCTGGAG ctATGGTGTGCTGCTGTGGGAACTGCTGACTGGGGAGGTCCCGTACCGCGGCATCGACGGGCTGGCTGTGGCCTATGGCGTTGCTGTCAACAAGCTGACACTGCCTatcccctccacctgcccccagcccttcgCCCAGCTCATGGCAG agtgtTGGGACCAGGACCCCCATGGGCGGCCCAGCTTCGACTCCATCCTGGCCCAGCTGACGGCACTGGAGGCCCAGGTGCTGGAGGAGATGCCCCAGGACTCCTTCCACTCCATGCAGGATGACTGGAAGCTGGAGATCCAGGGCATGTTTGATGAGCTCCGAGCCAAGGAAAAG GAGCTGCTGAGCCGGGAGGAGGAGCTGCAGCGGGCGGCGCTGGAGCAGAAGTCCCATGAGGAGTTCCTGCGGCAGCGGGAGCACCAGCTggcccagtgggagctggaggtgTTTGAGCGGGAGCTCACACTGCTCATCCAGCAGATGAACAAGGAGCCCCCCAATGTGAAGCGCAGGAAGGGCACTTTCAAGAGGAACAAACTCAAGGGACGGGACAGCGAGAGGATCAGCATGCCCCTTG ATTTCAAACACCGCATCACAGTGCAGGCCTCCCCCGGGCTGGACAAGAGGAAGAACGTCTTCGAGGTGGGGGCTGGAGGCTCCCCGACCTTCCCACGCTTAAGAGCCATCCAGC TGGAGCCTGCCGAgagcagccagagctggggcagacagGCACCACGCCGCACAGATGAGGCCTGGAATGGGGACCGCCGCCCTGGCAAGAACTGGGGTCCCGGATCTCCCAAGCCCTGGGAGGGCAGCACCCAAAATGGCAG aaGGAGGTCCCGGCCGGAGGAGACAACTTGGTACGTTGGGCCGGAGGAGCCCAATCCTATGGAGccggccccaccccagcctgccctgaACG GTGATGTCCCCTCTCTAGGCCCCAACGGGAGCCAGGAGTCCGAGGAGCAGCGGGCACCGGCTCCGGAGCGTATCAGCACCCCCAAACTCATCCAGAGAGCACTGCTGAGGGGCACAGCGCTGCTGGCCTCCCTTGGGCTGGGCCGGGACCTGTCACAGGCCCGacgggaggagaagggggagcccCCACCCGTGCCCACCCCGCCACCTTCTCCTGAGCTCATCTGCTTCTCCCCCAAGGAcacacactgccctgccctgctggtggagctgGACCAGGGTGGGCCGGCCCGGATGCCAGGGTCCACGGAGCAGGGCCAGGAGGGGCCGGCCCGGACGCCAGGGTCCACGGAGCAGGGCCAGGAGGGGCCGGCCCGGACGCCAGGGTCcatggagcagggccaggagggGCCGGCCCAGACACCGGGGTCCACGGAGCTGCTCATCCATCTGCTCCCAGGTGGCGATAGAGGGTCCCTGACCCCCTTGTGGGGTCAGAGGTCACCAAAGAGCCCACAATGTGAGGAGGAGTGGAGTCCTGGCAGCAGGGCGGAGAATTGGG GTGGGGCCCTCCCATCACCCTcgtccccctgcagcccccactcaccacgcccctccccacacaccagcCTCATCTCccggccccgcccctcccctgtGCGCAGCCGCATCGACCCCTGGAGTTTTGTGTCAGCTGGGCCCCGTgcctccccagcccagtccccccagccagagccgcGCCGGTGTCGGGCGGGGACCCCCGACTCCAGCAACCCCTTCATGACCTCCGACCCCTTCTTCCACCCCTCACTGGGACCTTTTGACTCGGAGACCTTCGACCCTTTTGCCTCAGCGCCCAGATTGACCGGTCTCTCCTGCTGCCTGGACCATGGCCAGCTCAGTCCTTACCCCTCGCCCCCTCCATGCCATTCCTCTGGCTTTCCTGCCCCTCTGGAGCAGACCAAAGAGACCCACCCGCTGCCATGGTGGGTGGTTAGATCCCCACAGGAGGACAGCAGAGTCCCAAAGTGA
- the LTBP3 gene encoding LOW QUALITY PROTEIN: latent-transforming growth factor beta-binding protein 3 (The sequence of the model RefSeq protein was modified relative to this genomic sequence to represent the inferred CDS: deleted 7 bases in 5 codons; substituted 1 base at 1 genomic stop codon), whose protein sequence is MPWGLAVWVLLLPWLCAPGARPAAPAASERAVARERFKVVFAPLVCKRTCLKGQCRDTCKQGSNMTLIGENGHSADTLTGSGFRVVVCPLPCMNGGQCTSRNHCLCPPEFTGRFCQVPASRQAQAQGGQQLLQPAALGPLEGPAGETGSSKHAIYAVQVISDAHGAGEPPAGHSPKATVSHSTFMVPLGPGHHSSEVQVHPPLLNVRVHHPPDASVQVHRIDSISTEGTGPGAQHHLIQHPAQSSMGQKPPTPHARSHTHKPLGRCFQETLPKQSCGSNPLPGLTKQEDCCGSIGTSWGQNKCHKCPHLQYSGVQKTGPIRGEHGGDCPQGYKRLNSTHCQDINECAMQGVCQNGECLNTQGSFRCACKPGHMLGPSRSQCVPEKSGEKSLCFRLVSSELQCQHPLPTKLTRQMCCCSVGKAWGSRCERCPADGAAAFKEICPAGKGYHILTSHQTLTIQGESDFTLHIHPDGTTDLQQQHELPSLPPLEGDSQESEAVTTAMLPAYRTNSEEQSVDQFYASAATLGARYPEVVARPTTAMVQKVLPDQYTRSAVEIAPTQVTETDECKLNHNICGHGECVMNLSGYTCICYPGYRWHAQRRFCTDVNECEAEPCGIGKGVCMNTGGSYNCHCNRGYQLKVHKGVRSCVDIDECSKPHICGDGGACVNYPGHYKCECHPGYRLKPSRQPLCEDIDECLDTGTCPDGKCENRPGTYKCSPCPPGFRGQHGICYDVDECSEETPCKHGWCENLPGSFRCTCGEGFAPAPNARSCLDVNECEDGGLCPNGVCVNTLGSFKCQCPAGFHSVKDRPRCEDINECDFPAACIDGECVNSRWLLPMPVRAEGTQLVNGRSAKVRWDVDECALDPTFCLPHGTCENSGRSYVVPVCDEGLTPSEDQLLCVGLRPPDTRGIYLNFEDTVFCDACLATNITRQECCVLTGGWSVGDACEIYPVSFHSLCPDGKGFILDDNILNFWLPAHRDIXQSAACSGEICKEGKCCQTRGRVTSVLQARLLYDGNLLECVDVDECLDESNCVNGLCENTRGAYVCTCPAPAVYDPTHKKCLAPSEIDVDECRDPGACRHGRCINTQGSFYCECSLPWMLDPSGKECQIPDIQADRAADRRDICWQHRGEDSMCASPLNGYHLTYEECCCRYGKGWGFQCRACPPRSPGQQCQLSQSESNSFWDLSPLFLGKSRKEDDTSEEDSDECHCLNGRCVRTYHGAVCECPAGFQLDATRIRCLDIDECRELNQRGLLCKNERCINTNGSYRCACKPGFVRSRHHGGMCIPQRRR, encoded by the exons ATGCCCTGGGGGCTGGCAGTCTGGGTGCTCCtcttgccctggctctgtgccccCGGGGCACGGCCTGCAGCGCCCGCAGCCTCGGAGCGGGCCGTAGCACGGGAGCGCTTCAAGGTGGTCTTCGCCCCGCTGGTCTGCAAGCGGACCTGCCTCAAGGGCCAGTGCCGGGACACCTGCAAGCAGGGCAGCAACATGACCCTGATCGGCGAGAACGGGCACTCTGCTGACACCCTGACCGGCTCAGGCTTCCGCGTGG tggTGTGCCCGCTGCCTTGTATGAATGGCGGGCAGTGCACATCCCGTAACCACTGCCTCTGCCCCCCTGAGTTTACGGGGCGCTTCTGCCAGGTGCCGGCGAGCCgtcaggcccaggcccagggggggcagcagctgctgcagccggCAGCGCTGGGGCCCCTTGAGGGCCCGGCTGGTGAGACGGGATCCAGCAAACACGCCATCTACGCCGTGCAGGTGATCTCCGATGCGCATGGTGCCGGGGAGCCACCCGCCGGCCACAGCCCCAAAGCCACTGTCAGCCACTCCACCTTCATGGTGCCCCTGGGGCCTGGGCACCACTCATCCGAAG TACAGGTCCACCCCCCTCTGCTGAATGTGCGCGTCCACCACCCGCCCGATGCCTCCGTGCAGGTCCACCGCATCGACAGCATCAGCACTGAGGGCACCGGGCCGGGGGCCCAACACCACCTCATCCAGCACCCGGCCCAGAGCTCCATGGGCCAGaaaccccccacaccccatgcccgGTCCCACACGCACAAACCCCTGGGACGCTGCTTCCAGGAGACCCTGCCCAAGCAATCT TGTGGGAGCAACCCCCTGCCAGGCCTGACCAAGCAGGAGGATTGCTGCGGGAGCATTGGCACCTCCTGGGGGCAGAACAAGTGCCACAAATGCCCCCACCTGCAGT ACTCAGGGGTGCAGAAGACGGGCCCGATCCGAGGGGAGCATGGGGGTGATTGCCCACAGGGATACAAGAGACTGAACAGCACCCACTGCCAGG ACATTAACGAGTGTGCCATGCAGGGCGTGTGCCAGAATGGCGAGTGTCTCAACACCCAGGGCAGCTTTCGCTGCGCATGCAAACCTGGCCACATGCTGGGCCCATCCCGCAGCCAGTGTGTTC CAGAGAAGTCAGGGGAGAAGAGCCTGTGTTTTCGGCTGGTGAGCTCAGAGCTCCAGTGTCAGCACCCACTGCCCACTAAGCTGACCCGCCAGATGTGCTGTTGCAGCGTTGGCAAGGCTTGGGGGTCCCGCTGCGAGCGCTGCCCGGCTGATGGTGCAG CTGCCTTCAAGGAGATTTGCCCAGCGGGGAAGGGCTACCACATCCTGACATCCCACCAGACCCTGACCATCCAGGGGGAGAGTGACTTCACCCTGCACATCCACCCTGACGGCACCACGGACCTGCAGCAACAGCAcgagctgcccagcctgccgcCCCTCGAGGGGGACTCTCAAGAGTCCGAAG CTGTCACCACGGCCATG CTGCCGGCATATCGGACCAACTCAGAGGAGCAGTCAGTGGACCAGTTCTATGCCAGTGCAGCCACCCTGGGCGCCCGGTACCCTG AGGTGGTAGCCCGTCCCACGACTGCCATGGTGCAGAAGGTGCTGCCGGATCAATACACGCGTAGCGCCGTGGAGATCGCACCCACGCAGGTGACAG AGACGGATGAGTGCAAGCTGAACCACAATATCTGTGGCCATGGAGAATGTGTCATGAATTTGTCCGGCTACACCTGCATCTGCTACCCGGGCTACCGCTGGCATGCCCAGCGCAGGTTCTGCACAG ACGTGAACGAGTGTGAGGCGGAGCCGTGTGGCATCGGCAAGGGCGTCTGCATGAACACGGGCGGCTCCTACAACTGCCACTGCAACCGGGGGTACCAGCTGAAGGTGCACAAGGGCGTGCGCTCCTGTGTGG ACATTGATGAATGCTCCAAGCCCCACATCTGTGGGGACGGGGGAGCCTGTGTCAACTACCCTGGGCACTACAAGTGTGAATGCCACCCCGGCTACCGTCTCAAACCTTCCCGCCAGCCCCTCTGTGAAG ACATTGATGAATGCCTGGACACAGGCACCTGCCCTGACGGGAAGTGTGAGAACCGGCCAGGCACCTACAAATGCAGCCCCTGCCCTCCGGGCTTCCGGGGCCAGCATGGGATTTGCTATG ATGTGGATGAGTGCTCCGAGGAGACCCCGTGCAAACACGGCTGGTGTGAGAACCTGCCTGGCTCCTTCCGCTGCACCTGTGGGGAGGGATTTGCACCTGCGCCCAATGCCCGGAGCTGCTTGG ATGTGAATGAGTGTGAGGATGGTGGGCTTTGCCCCAATGGGGTCTGTGTCAACACCCTGGGCTCCTTTAAGTGCCAGTGTCCAGCCGGCTTCCACTCAGTGAAGGACAGGCCACGCTGCGAAG ACATTAATGAATGTGAC TTCCCGGCTGCCTGCATCGATGGTGAGTGTGTCAATTCCCGGTGGCTCCTACCGATGCCTGTCCGTGCCGAGGGTACACAGCTGGTGAACGGCAGAAGTGCCAAGGTGAGGTGGG ATGTCGACGAGTGTGCACTGGACCCCACG TTTTGCCTGCCCCACGGCACGTGTGAGAACAGTGGACGCTCCTACGTGGTGCCTGTGTGCGATGAGGGATTA ACCCCATCTGAGGATCAACTACTATGTGTGGGGTTGAGA CCCCCCGACACAAGAGGAATTTACCTGAACTTCGAG GACACCGTCTTCTGTGACGCGTGCCTGGCCACCAATATCACCCGCCAGGAGTGCTGCGTGCTCACTGGGGGCTGGTCTGTGGGTGACGCATGTGAGATCTACCCTGTGTCCT ttcactccctctgccctgacgGGAAAGGATTCATCCTGGATGACAACATCCTGAACTTT TGGCTCCCCGCCCACCGGG ACATTTGACAGAGTGCAGCCTGTTCGGGAGAGATCTGCAAGGAGGGGAAGTGTTGTCAAACACGCGGCCGGGTTACGAGTGTACTGCAAGCAAGGCTTCTCTACGATGGCAACCTGCTCgagtgtgtgg ATGTGGATGAGTGCCTGGACGAGTCGAACTGCGTGAACGGGCTGTGTGAGAACACGCGGGGGGCCTATGtgtgcacctgccctgcccctgccgtCTATGACCCCACCCACAAGAAGTGCCTAGCACCCAGTGAGATCG ATGTGGATGAGTGCCGGGACCCTGGGGCCTGCCGGCATGGGCGTTGCATCAACACGCAGGGCTCATTCTACTGTGAGTGCAGCCTGCCCTGGATGCTGGATCCCAGTGGCAAGGAATGCCAGATCCCCGACATTCAGGCAG ACCGGGCAGCCGATCGGCGCGACATCTGCTGGCAGCACCGGGGGGAGGACAGCATGTGTGCCTCCCCACTCAACGGCTACCACCTGACCTATGAGGAGTGCTGCTGCCGCTACGGCAAAGGCTGGGGCTTCCAGTGCCGCGCATGCCCCCCCCGCAGTCCAG GGCAGCAGTGTCAGCTATCTCAGAGCGAGAGCAACTCCTTCTGGGACCTCAGCCCCTTGTTCCTGGGCAAGTCCCGTAAAG AGGATGATACCTCAGAGGAGGATTCAGATGAATGTCACTGCCTGAACGGCCGCTGCGTCCGGACCTACCATGGTGCAGTTTGCGAGTGTCCTGCAGGCTTCCAGCTAGACGCCACCCGCATCCGCTGCCTGG aTATCGACGAGTGCCGGGAGCTGAACCAGCGAGGCCTGCTGTGCAAGAACGAGCGCTGCATCAATACCAATGGCTCATACCGCTGTGCCTGCAAGCCAGGCTTTGTCCGATCCCGCCACCATGGGGGCATGTGCATCCCCCAGCGTCGCCGATAG